The Brassica oleracea var. oleracea cultivar TO1000 unplaced genomic scaffold, BOL UnpScaffold03099, whole genome shotgun sequence DNA segment atccGCCTGTTTGTTGCGATCATATCATGATCTTGTTTTAGGTAACATCGTCTTAAGTGTACTTTTACAGGTTTCTTTCCAAGTGAGTGCATTGCTTTACCTAAACTTTCGTGGAGAGAGTATACTAAAACTGGAGAACAAAAGTCTAGATCAAGCTAACAAAGTCAAGAACACAGTTATATTCAATTGCTTTGTCTTCTGCCAAGTAATCGATCTCTCACCCCTTTGTCTTGCCTCTCAACACCATCCTGTATTTGATTGGTGAGCGCTTCACGTTTGTTGGTATCCCGGTCTGAATTTGTGCAGGTATTTAACGAGGTTGAATGTCGAACTTCATACCAAGGAAATACATTCAGCGGGATCCTAAAGAACCATTTGTTCCTTGGAACAATTCTTTTAAATGTTATACTTCAGGTAATCCCTATGCATAAACTGATATTTGTAACAATTATTCTCTCTTTAATGCTAAACACTCCCTAATCTCCATGCTTGCTTTTGCTGTTTTGATCAGATAATCGTCATAGAATGCCTTGGCATATTCTTTTACACAGCCAGGCTTAACTTGAA contains these protein-coding regions:
- the LOC106321805 gene encoding calcium-transporting ATPase 8, plasma membrane-type-like, with the translated sequence MERKKSKKFPISRSRTKEPFITKLMWAKFVAQVSFQVSALLYLNFRGESILKLENKSLDQANKVKNTVIFNCFVFCQVFNEVECRTSYQGNTFSGILKNHLFLGTILLNVILQIIVIECLGIFFYTARLNLKQWLISIGIGFFSQVIGRFPFQAFPYLRNEDHI